Proteins found in one Paenibacillus borealis genomic segment:
- the accC gene encoding acetyl-CoA carboxylase biotin carboxylase subunit, which yields MNIQKVLIANRGEIAVRIIRACRELGISTVAVYSEPDRDSLHVRLADEAYCIGPMPAKDSYLNFTNIMSVATLTDCDAIHPGYGFLAENADFAEICESCNITFIGPSPDAITRMGDKAVAKETMKLAGVPIIPGSEGLVGDIEEAVMLGRDIGYPIIVKATAGGGGKGIRIAEDEASLVKQITAAQQEAQKAFGNAGVYLEKFLTGMKHVEIQIIADNHGNVVHLGERDCSVQRRRQKLIEEAPCSVLTPEVRDAMGQAAVRAALAVNYSGAGTLEFLLGPDGQFYFMEMNTRIQVEHPVTEMVTGVDLIKEMISVAEGNPLSFTQEDVVINGWSIECRINAEDPERNFMPSPGKIGFYLPPGGLGVRVDSAAYPGYTISPFYDSMIAKLIVWAPTRYEAIAKMKRALSEFAVEGIHTTIPFHQRLLEHPVFLDGNFDIKFLEEYEI from the coding sequence ATGAACATTCAAAAAGTGTTGATTGCCAACCGCGGCGAAATCGCGGTCCGCATTATCAGGGCCTGCCGTGAACTGGGCATTTCCACCGTAGCAGTCTATTCGGAGCCGGACCGGGATTCACTGCATGTCCGACTGGCTGATGAAGCGTACTGTATTGGCCCGATGCCCGCCAAGGACAGCTATCTGAACTTTACCAATATTATGAGCGTAGCCACGCTCACCGACTGCGACGCTATTCATCCCGGCTATGGTTTCCTGGCCGAGAATGCGGATTTCGCGGAGATTTGTGAATCCTGCAATATTACATTCATAGGCCCTTCTCCGGATGCCATTACACGGATGGGTGACAAGGCTGTAGCCAAAGAAACCATGAAGCTGGCCGGTGTTCCCATTATTCCGGGCTCTGAAGGGCTTGTAGGCGACATAGAGGAAGCTGTTATGCTGGGCCGTGATATCGGTTATCCGATTATCGTCAAGGCTACAGCAGGCGGCGGAGGCAAAGGCATCCGCATCGCCGAAGACGAAGCGTCTCTGGTGAAGCAGATTACGGCTGCCCAGCAGGAAGCGCAGAAGGCTTTTGGCAACGCCGGCGTGTATCTTGAGAAATTCCTGACCGGCATGAAGCATGTGGAGATTCAGATCATTGCCGACAATCACGGCAACGTAGTCCATCTGGGCGAACGGGACTGCTCCGTGCAGCGCCGCCGCCAGAAGCTGATTGAAGAAGCGCCTTGCTCCGTGCTTACTCCGGAGGTCCGTGATGCGATGGGCCAAGCGGCTGTACGGGCTGCGCTGGCGGTTAATTACTCGGGAGCGGGTACCCTGGAGTTCCTGCTGGGACCGGACGGGCAGTTCTACTTCATGGAGATGAACACGCGTATCCAGGTTGAGCATCCGGTAACGGAGATGGTCACCGGGGTGGATCTGATCAAGGAAATGATCTCTGTAGCGGAAGGCAATCCGTTATCCTTCACCCAGGAGGATGTTGTGATCAACGGCTGGTCGATTGAATGCCGCATTAACGCCGAGGACCCTGAGCGCAACTTCATGCCTTCTCCGGGCAAAATCGGCTTCTATCTGCCTCCGGGCGGACTGGGAGTGCGTGTGGACAGCGCGGCTTATCCGGGCTATACCATTTCTCCTTTTTATGACTCCATGATCGCCAAGCTGATTGTCTGGGCGCCGACACGTTATGAAGCCATTGCCAAGATGAAACGGGCTTTATCCGAATTCGCTGTGGAAGGCATACATACAACCATACCTTTCCATCAGAGATTGCTGGAGCATCCGGTATTTTTGGACGGGAATTTCGATATCAAGTTCCTGGAAGAGTATGAAATTTAG
- a CDS encoding Asp23/Gls24 family envelope stress response protein has protein sequence MSTLPTEYERTEIGEIQIAPEVIEVIAGLATVEVKGVAGMSGGFAGGIVELLGRKNLSKGVKVEVGQREAAVDVSVIIEYGNRLPEVAAEIQRNVKRSIETMTGLTVVEVNVHIHDVQFRNTTSVDKSEDTDAVIRVK, from the coding sequence ATGAGTACATTGCCGACAGAATACGAACGTACGGAAATTGGTGAAATCCAGATCGCTCCTGAAGTGATCGAGGTTATCGCAGGTTTGGCAACCGTAGAGGTTAAAGGCGTGGCCGGAATGAGCGGCGGTTTCGCCGGAGGAATCGTGGAGCTTCTCGGACGCAAGAATTTGTCTAAGGGTGTTAAGGTAGAAGTTGGACAACGCGAAGCTGCAGTGGATGTATCCGTAATCATCGAATACGGCAACCGTCTTCCTGAAGTGGCTGCTGAAATTCAGCGCAACGTGAAGCGTTCCATCGAAACCATGACGGGCCTGACCGTTGTAGAAGTGAATGTGCATATCCATGATGTGCAGTTCAGAAACACCACAAGCGTTGACAAAAGCGAAGATACAGACGCGGTTATCCGCGTGAAGTAA
- a CDS encoding TlyA family RNA methyltransferase yields the protein MEHPKERIDVLLVEQAFYDSREKAKAAIMAGLVLANEERIEKPGMKVLRSAVLRVKGAVHPYVSRGGLKLEKALRQFGIVLDGRIMLDIGSSTGGFTDCALQNGASHVYAIDVGHNQLDWSLRNDGRVTVMEQTNFRYMTPPDLKGPVPDFASIDVSFISLKIILPPLMALLNRPADIAALIKPQFEAGREKVGKSGVVRESAVHKEVLVNVLSMAAELGYKLEGLTFSPITGGEGNIEFLAHWKLLSEGVENAPDGQQLSPAEAQPNNFAALADSVIKEANATFSAANNGNSSKR from the coding sequence ATGGAACACCCTAAAGAACGTATAGATGTACTGTTAGTAGAACAAGCCTTTTACGACAGCCGGGAGAAGGCCAAGGCTGCCATAATGGCTGGTCTGGTGCTGGCGAATGAAGAACGGATTGAGAAGCCGGGAATGAAGGTGCTGCGCAGCGCTGTCCTGAGAGTCAAAGGAGCTGTGCACCCTTATGTCAGCAGGGGCGGCTTGAAGCTGGAGAAGGCGCTGCGGCAGTTCGGCATTGTCCTGGATGGGCGGATTATGCTGGATATCGGCTCCTCTACAGGAGGCTTCACTGATTGTGCGCTCCAGAACGGAGCGAGCCATGTGTATGCTATTGATGTTGGCCATAACCAGCTGGACTGGAGCCTGCGCAATGACGGGCGGGTAACGGTTATGGAGCAGACCAACTTCCGCTATATGACCCCGCCTGACCTCAAAGGGCCGGTACCTGATTTTGCCAGTATTGATGTATCCTTTATCTCGCTTAAGATCATTCTTCCGCCGCTTATGGCGCTCCTGAACCGCCCGGCTGATATCGCTGCGCTGATCAAGCCGCAGTTCGAGGCCGGACGGGAAAAGGTGGGGAAATCCGGCGTAGTCCGCGAATCGGCTGTCCATAAAGAGGTGCTTGTTAATGTGCTGTCTATGGCGGCTGAGCTGGGCTACAAGCTGGAAGGGCTGACCTTCTCACCAATTACCGGAGGGGAAGGGAATATTGAATTCCTGGCTCACTGGAAGCTGCTATCTGAGGGAGTGGAGAACGCTCCGGACGGACAACAGCTTTCCCCGGCTGAAGCACAGCCGAATAATTTCGCCGCGCTTGCCGACTCCGTGATTAAGGAAGCGAATGCAACCTTTAGCGCTGCGAACAATGGAAACTCATCGAAGCGATGA
- the amaP gene encoding alkaline shock response membrane anchor protein AmaP yields the protein MAKILDRLLLFLYSLSIGILSVIAILLLSGAISDTIEIPDGPGAYIAAITIAVILFLLSIRFFYISLRRDRASLPSVDQRTEYGDIQISMETIENLSLKAAGKVKGIRDLKSRIRVSQAGLEIMIRAVVDGEHSLPLLTTEVQRQVHDFVQETTGIPVADVSVYIANLTQSPSFKSRVE from the coding sequence GTGGCCAAAATTTTGGACAGGCTTCTGCTGTTCCTTTACAGCTTAAGTATCGGAATACTATCTGTTATTGCCATCCTCCTCTTGAGCGGCGCCATCTCGGATACGATTGAGATTCCTGACGGGCCGGGGGCCTATATCGCTGCGATTACAATCGCTGTGATTCTTTTCCTGCTGAGCATCCGTTTCTTCTACATCTCCCTGCGCCGCGACCGCGCTTCCCTGCCGTCCGTGGATCAGCGTACAGAGTACGGGGACATTCAGATCTCCATGGAAACCATTGAGAACCTGAGCCTGAAGGCTGCCGGCAAAGTGAAGGGCATCCGTGATCTGAAGTCGCGCATCCGCGTCTCCCAGGCCGGACTTGAAATTATGATCCGTGCGGTTGTGGACGGCGAGCATTCCCTGCCTCTGCTTACTACGGAGGTGCAGCGCCAGGTGCATGATTTCGTGCAGGAAACAACCGGGATTCCGGTTGCTGATGTATCTGTATATATTGCTAACCTCACACAGTCACCAAGCTTCAAAAGTCGAGTGGAATAG
- a CDS encoding DUF2273 domain-containing protein yields the protein MSWREVWESHGGRIAGVTFGVVLGLIYLISGFWDMLFFALVVFIGYTLGKRKDTAQAPLFQWQELVSRLSGRWRPFK from the coding sequence ATGTCTTGGAGAGAAGTATGGGAAAGTCACGGGGGTAGAATTGCCGGAGTTACCTTCGGGGTCGTTCTCGGTCTGATTTATCTGATTAGCGGTTTTTGGGATATGCTGTTCTTTGCACTGGTAGTGTTCATCGGATATACGCTTGGCAAAAGAAAGGATACCGCGCAGGCTCCCCTGTTTCAGTGGCAGGAGCTCGTAAGCCGGTTGTCCGGACGCTGGCGTCCCTTCAAATGA
- the accB gene encoding acetyl-CoA carboxylase biotin carboxyl carrier protein, giving the protein MFKLSEIKELIKLLDQTSSVHELEIESEGMKLAIRKPDRPEADGTAIQATPYAYPFTPAPQPQSPQHVAPPVVSEVPAAPQQQAPSAEGALHKIVSPMVGTFYSAASPETPSFVNVGDRVHEKSTVCIIEAMKLMNELEAEVKGEIVSVLAENGQLVEYGQPLFLVRAE; this is encoded by the coding sequence ATGTTCAAGTTAAGCGAGATTAAGGAATTAATTAAATTGCTGGACCAGACCTCCTCCGTACATGAGCTGGAGATTGAAAGCGAAGGTATGAAGCTGGCTATTCGCAAACCGGATCGCCCTGAAGCTGATGGAACAGCAATCCAGGCGACTCCTTATGCCTACCCCTTTACGCCCGCACCGCAGCCGCAAAGTCCGCAGCATGTTGCTCCTCCGGTTGTAAGTGAAGTTCCTGCTGCACCGCAGCAGCAAGCACCCTCCGCTGAAGGCGCATTACATAAAATCGTCTCTCCAATGGTAGGGACCTTCTATAGTGCCGCTTCACCGGAAACACCGTCCTTTGTCAATGTGGGAGACCGGGTTCATGAGAAATCAACTGTCTGCATCATTGAAGCCATGAAGCTGATGAATGAGCTGGAAGCGGAAGTGAAAGGCGAAATCGTCTCTGTCCTGGCCGAGAACGGCCAGTTAGTGGAATACGGCCAGCCGCTGTTTCTGGTGAGAGCGGAATAA
- the nusB gene encoding transcription antitermination factor NusB, translating to MKRRLAREIIVQSLYQMEMNDVEVTEAVEMLIEEAADENETERVITDEIELKAYVVAHVNGVWEHKMAIDDMLEHYLKGWQMSRLSRVDRQILRLATFEMIFASDVPAKVAVNEAIDLAKHFGTEDSGKFVNGVLGKMIQDVDTLRADL from the coding sequence ATGAAAAGACGTTTAGCGAGAGAAATTATTGTCCAGAGTTTGTACCAGATGGAAATGAATGATGTGGAAGTTACCGAGGCTGTAGAAATGCTGATTGAGGAAGCCGCTGATGAGAACGAAACCGAGCGCGTCATTACTGACGAGATCGAGCTGAAGGCTTATGTGGTTGCGCATGTTAACGGCGTATGGGAACACAAAATGGCCATCGACGATATGCTGGAGCATTACCTCAAAGGCTGGCAGATGAGCCGTCTGTCCCGTGTAGACCGTCAGATTCTGCGTCTGGCCACGTTCGAGATGATCTTTGCCAGCGATGTGCCGGCCAAGGTAGCTGTTAATGAGGCAATTGATCTGGCCAAGCATTTCGGCACAGAGGATTCCGGTAAATTCGTAAACGGTGTACTCGGCAAGATGATTCAGGACGTAGATACGCTTAGAGCAGATCTGTAA
- the dxs gene encoding 1-deoxy-D-xylulose-5-phosphate synthase gives MLLPQINDPQQLKSLSVEELAALAEEIRRFLIDKLTVTGGHLGSNLGVVELTLALHYCYDSPRDKMIYDVGHQAYVHKILTGRQDRFDTLRKQGGLCGFVKRSESEHDVWEAGHSSTSLSAAMGMAMARDLKGEDNRVIAVIGDGALTGGMAFEALNHIGHERRKLMVILNDNEMSIAPNVGAMHNYLSKIRSDRHYLRAKDEVEGLLKKIPAIGGRLAKTAQNVKDGLKNMLVPGVLFEELGFTYLGPVDGHDLEKMIDTFHQADNVSGPVLVHVLTTKGKGYKPAETDFYKSHAISPYKIESGQSLKAVKAVSHPMYTEVFGETLIELGRQDSRLIAVTPAMPGGSGLFPFAKEFPDRMIDVGIAEQHAATLCAALAMEGMKPVYAVYSTFMQRAYDQIVHDICRHNANVMFAIDRAGFVGADGETHQGVYDIAFMRHIPNIVLMMPKDENELRHMMKTALEYNDGPIAYRYPRIEGTGVTADAELRCLPIGSWERLRPGDDYAVLACGPMVQLAEEAAELLKREGIQLSVVNARFLKPLDNTMLLELAHAGTSMVVLEEASQAGSLGSAVLEFYAEHEIYDARVHLMGVPDIFVEHGSIKEQRQETGLTVEALCARIKAMKALSTYTYKSTSNS, from the coding sequence GTGCTGCTTCCACAAATAAATGATCCTCAGCAACTTAAATCTTTGTCAGTCGAGGAGCTGGCAGCCCTTGCGGAAGAAATCCGCCGGTTTTTAATTGACAAACTTACAGTAACCGGAGGGCATCTCGGATCCAACCTCGGGGTAGTGGAGCTCACGCTGGCCCTGCATTACTGCTATGACAGTCCCCGGGACAAGATGATATATGACGTCGGTCATCAGGCCTATGTGCACAAGATACTGACAGGCCGCCAGGACCGGTTTGACACGCTCCGCAAGCAGGGCGGCCTATGCGGCTTTGTGAAGCGTTCGGAGAGCGAGCATGATGTCTGGGAAGCCGGACACAGCAGTACCTCTTTGTCTGCTGCAATGGGTATGGCCATGGCCCGGGATTTGAAGGGCGAGGACAATAGGGTCATCGCTGTGATCGGCGACGGTGCACTTACCGGGGGGATGGCCTTTGAGGCGCTGAACCACATTGGGCATGAACGCCGCAAGCTGATGGTGATCCTCAATGACAATGAGATGTCCATCGCACCGAATGTAGGAGCCATGCATAATTATTTGAGCAAAATCCGCTCGGACCGCCATTACCTGCGTGCTAAGGATGAAGTTGAAGGCCTGCTCAAGAAAATCCCGGCGATTGGCGGGCGGCTGGCCAAGACGGCACAGAATGTGAAGGACGGCCTGAAGAACATGCTCGTTCCCGGTGTTCTGTTCGAGGAGCTCGGGTTTACGTATCTTGGACCCGTGGATGGTCATGATCTGGAGAAAATGATCGACACCTTCCATCAGGCTGATAATGTGTCTGGTCCTGTGCTGGTACATGTGCTGACGACGAAGGGCAAGGGCTACAAACCGGCCGAAACTGACTTCTATAAATCACATGCAATCTCACCCTATAAGATTGAATCCGGCCAGTCCCTTAAAGCCGTGAAGGCTGTCAGCCACCCGATGTATACCGAAGTGTTCGGGGAGACGCTGATTGAGCTGGGCCGGCAGGATTCCAGACTGATTGCGGTCACACCGGCAATGCCGGGCGGCTCGGGCCTGTTCCCGTTCGCTAAGGAATTCCCAGACCGGATGATCGATGTCGGTATCGCTGAGCAGCATGCGGCGACCCTGTGCGCCGCTCTGGCCATGGAAGGGATGAAGCCGGTCTATGCGGTCTACTCCACTTTTATGCAGCGCGCGTATGACCAGATTGTCCATGATATCTGCAGACATAACGCTAATGTGATGTTCGCCATCGACCGCGCCGGATTCGTCGGTGCGGACGGGGAGACTCATCAAGGGGTATATGATATAGCCTTCATGCGCCATATCCCGAATATAGTGCTTATGATGCCGAAGGATGAGAATGAGCTGCGCCATATGATGAAGACGGCACTGGAATACAATGACGGACCTATTGCTTACCGTTATCCCCGGATTGAGGGCACCGGCGTGACTGCTGATGCAGAACTGCGTTGTCTGCCTATCGGCTCCTGGGAGCGTCTGCGTCCGGGTGATGATTACGCAGTGCTGGCCTGCGGCCCTATGGTCCAGTTAGCCGAGGAGGCAGCTGAGCTGCTGAAGCGTGAAGGCATCCAGCTTAGCGTAGTGAACGCCCGGTTCCTGAAGCCGCTGGATAATACCATGCTGCTTGAACTGGCGCATGCGGGAACCAGCATGGTTGTGCTTGAAGAAGCCAGCCAGGCAGGCAGTCTTGGCAGCGCAGTGCTCGAATTCTATGCGGAACATGAGATTTACGATGCACGTGTCCATTTGATGGGCGTGCCGGATATCTTCGTTGAGCATGGTTCGATCAAGGAGCAGCGCCAGGAAACCGGCCTTACCGTTGAAGCCTTGTGCGCGCGGATTAAGGCGATGAAGGCGCTAAGCACTTATACTTACAAGTCGACTTCCAATTCCTGA
- the xseB gene encoding exodeoxyribonuclease VII small subunit, producing the protein MAKEAELDFEGAMERLEGIVRELEHGDVPLEKAIDLFQQGMKLSQLCGSKLEQVERKIEMITVEDGELRKKPFGTRLEGDGDESF; encoded by the coding sequence ATGGCAAAGGAAGCGGAACTGGATTTTGAGGGAGCCATGGAGCGCCTGGAGGGTATCGTGCGCGAGCTTGAGCATGGCGACGTTCCCCTGGAGAAGGCGATTGATTTATTCCAGCAGGGAATGAAGCTGTCGCAGCTCTGCGGCAGTAAGCTGGAGCAGGTAGAGCGCAAGATCGAGATGATTACGGTAGAGGATGGCGAATTGCGCAAGAAGCCATTCGGGACCCGGCTGGAAGGCGATGGCGATGAGTCGTTCTGA
- the xseA gene encoding exodeoxyribonuclease VII large subunit: protein MAAERQVYSIKELNKYIRMKLDSDAVLSDVWIRGEISNFTHHGSGHMYFTLKDESSRIKAIMFASHNARLPFVPKEGTKVIARGNVTVYERDGQYQFYATHMQPDGIGSLYLAYEQLKSKLEKEGLFAAARKRPLPRFPRCIGVVTSPTGAAVRDIIITLQRRYPQVAVVLYPVLVQGKGAGPSIVKAIENLNAMGEADVLIVGRGGGSLEELWAFNEEAVARAIAASRIPVISAVGHETDFTIADFAADLRAATPTAAAELAVPSAAELAGQLRTAQQRLRQGLLRRSQRSGERLAALQRSLALAGPRRQLAQHAQRLDMLRAALVRAAEARHSRAQGRSALLHQSLQRFHPRDSISAARRRTDSLTRELTGAMQARLQDKRARYVAELRHLDALSPLKVMSRGYSLVYDENEEHLIKSLKEVEVGDKVNIKLNDGQLNCQVWGMKEDV, encoded by the coding sequence ATGGCGGCAGAGCGGCAGGTCTACTCCATTAAGGAACTTAACAAGTATATCCGCATGAAGCTGGATTCGGATGCTGTACTCTCCGATGTATGGATCCGCGGTGAAATCTCGAATTTCACCCATCACGGAAGCGGGCATATGTATTTCACGCTGAAGGATGAGAGCAGCCGGATTAAAGCAATCATGTTCGCTTCACATAACGCGCGGCTGCCCTTTGTACCGAAGGAAGGCACCAAGGTCATTGCCAGAGGCAACGTGACGGTCTATGAACGGGACGGGCAGTATCAATTCTATGCCACCCATATGCAGCCCGACGGAATCGGCAGCCTGTATCTGGCTTACGAGCAGTTGAAGAGCAAGCTGGAGAAGGAAGGGCTGTTCGCAGCGGCGCGCAAGCGTCCGCTGCCGCGGTTCCCGCGCTGCATTGGTGTAGTTACGTCGCCGACAGGAGCGGCAGTGCGGGACATCATCATTACCCTGCAGCGCCGTTATCCGCAGGTTGCGGTTGTGCTCTATCCTGTGCTTGTACAGGGTAAAGGCGCCGGCCCTTCCATTGTGAAGGCCATCGAGAACCTGAACGCCATGGGCGAGGCCGATGTGCTGATCGTAGGGCGCGGAGGCGGCTCCCTGGAGGAGCTCTGGGCCTTCAATGAGGAGGCCGTCGCCCGGGCGATTGCAGCCTCCAGGATCCCGGTCATCTCGGCCGTCGGCCACGAGACCGACTTCACGATCGCCGACTTCGCCGCCGATCTGCGGGCGGCAACCCCTACGGCGGCAGCGGAGCTTGCCGTGCCGAGCGCAGCCGAGCTCGCCGGGCAGCTGCGCACTGCCCAGCAGCGGCTGCGCCAAGGGCTGCTGCGCCGCTCCCAGCGCAGCGGCGAGCGCCTCGCGGCGCTGCAGCGCTCGCTGGCGCTGGCCGGCCCGCGCCGGCAGCTGGCCCAGCACGCGCAGCGGCTGGACATGCTGCGCGCGGCCCTGGTCCGCGCAGCCGAGGCAAGGCACAGCCGCGCGCAGGGGCGCAGCGCGCTGCTGCATCAGAGCCTGCAGCGCTTCCATCCGCGGGACAGCATCAGCGCTGCCCGCCGGCGCACGGATAGCCTTACCCGTGAGCTGACGGGGGCCATGCAGGCGCGCCTCCAGGATAAGCGCGCACGCTATGTGGCTGAGCTGCGCCATCTGGATGCGCTCAGCCCGCTCAAGGTTATGTCACGGGGCTACAGCCTCGTGTACGACGAGAACGAAGAGCATTTAATCAAATCGCTGAAGGAAGTTGAAGTAGGCGATAAGGTGAACATAAAGCTTAATGATGGACAGCTAAACTGCCAGGTATGGGGAATGAAGGAGGATGTTTAA
- a CDS encoding polyprenyl synthetase family protein, translating into MSRSELEPGSSEAEAQGRVPLEQYIAEVGHWVADALTATLPAQWTVPQVLKDAMDYSLQAGGKRLRPLLVIAACEALGGSREAALPVAAAIEMVHTYSLIHDDLPAMDNDDYRRGKLTNHKVYGEAAAILAGDALLTHAFYSVVQASRKFGVPAENVLSIVEDLAEMAGPRGMVGGQVADMEGEQGLTDLHQLQYIHLHKTGDLMIFSLLAGGRIAGADESQLEALRQFGTQIGLAFQIQDDILDLVGDESKLGKKTGSDIKQQKVTYPYFIGLEASREEVKRLTAAARSAVLEGGFQDHTRLLEIADYLMSRDH; encoded by the coding sequence ATGAGTCGTTCTGAGCTGGAACCGGGCAGCAGCGAAGCGGAAGCACAAGGGCGCGTACCCCTTGAACAGTACATTGCAGAGGTGGGCCATTGGGTCGCTGATGCTCTGACGGCAACCCTGCCTGCACAGTGGACTGTGCCTCAGGTACTCAAAGATGCGATGGACTACTCGCTGCAGGCTGGAGGCAAACGCCTGCGCCCGCTGCTGGTCATCGCCGCCTGTGAGGCCCTGGGCGGCAGCCGTGAGGCTGCGCTGCCCGTAGCGGCTGCGATTGAAATGGTGCATACCTATTCCCTGATTCATGATGATCTGCCGGCCATGGATAATGACGACTACCGGCGCGGCAAGCTTACGAACCATAAGGTCTACGGAGAAGCTGCGGCGATTCTGGCCGGGGATGCCCTGCTGACGCATGCGTTCTATAGCGTGGTACAGGCTTCACGCAAGTTTGGCGTTCCGGCGGAGAATGTGCTGTCGATCGTCGAGGATCTGGCCGAAATGGCCGGTCCGCGCGGCATGGTCGGCGGGCAGGTTGCCGATATGGAAGGCGAGCAGGGCTTAACCGATCTCCATCAGCTTCAGTATATTCATCTTCACAAGACGGGGGATCTGATGATCTTCTCGCTGCTGGCAGGAGGCAGAATTGCCGGGGCAGATGAGAGTCAGCTGGAAGCGCTGCGCCAATTCGGTACTCAGATTGGCCTGGCTTTTCAGATTCAGGATGATATCCTTGATCTGGTCGGCGATGAGAGCAAGCTCGGCAAAAAAACCGGCAGTGATATCAAGCAGCAAAAGGTGACCTATCCTTACTTCATCGGCCTTGAAGCTTCGCGCGAAGAGGTGAAGCGGCTGACGGCTGCAGCACGCAGCGCGGTCCTCGAGGGCGGATTTCAGGATCATACCCGGCTGCTTGAAATTGCGGATTATTTGATGTCACGCGATCATTAG
- the folD gene encoding bifunctional methylenetetrahydrofolate dehydrogenase/methenyltetrahydrofolate cyclohydrolase FolD — translation MTAAIISGKQVSDEIRISIAREVAELAERGVKPGLAVVLVGEDPASQVYVRNKEKSCIELGFHSEVHRLDAGTSQEELLALVADLNSRDDIDGILVQLPLPKHIEEKAVIDAISVEKDVDGFHPVNVGNLVIGDDSLLPCTPAGVIELIKRTGTDISGKHAVVIGRSNIVGKPVSLLLQRENATVTMCHSRTANMAELSRQADILVVAIGRANFIDASFVKPGAIVIDVGMNRLDTGKLAGDVDYESAREVAGFITPVPGGVGPMTITMLMSNTLIAAKRRHGLK, via the coding sequence ATGACAGCAGCGATTATCAGCGGTAAACAGGTATCGGACGAAATTCGGATCAGCATTGCCCGGGAGGTTGCGGAACTCGCGGAGCGTGGCGTTAAGCCCGGTCTTGCTGTCGTTCTGGTCGGTGAAGATCCGGCTTCTCAGGTCTATGTGCGCAACAAAGAGAAATCATGCATCGAGCTGGGCTTCCATTCCGAGGTTCACCGGCTGGATGCCGGAACCAGCCAGGAGGAGCTGCTGGCGCTGGTGGCGGATTTGAACAGCCGCGATGACATTGACGGCATTCTCGTGCAATTGCCGCTTCCGAAGCATATTGAAGAGAAGGCAGTCATTGATGCCATCTCCGTGGAGAAGGATGTTGACGGGTTCCATCCTGTCAATGTAGGGAACCTGGTGATCGGGGATGACAGTCTGCTCCCATGTACTCCTGCAGGAGTCATTGAGTTAATCAAACGGACAGGTACTGATATTTCCGGTAAGCATGCTGTAGTTATCGGCCGCAGCAATATTGTCGGCAAGCCGGTGTCCCTGCTGCTGCAGCGCGAGAATGCCACAGTTACCATGTGCCATTCACGTACGGCCAACATGGCTGAACTCAGTCGTCAGGCCGATATTCTGGTAGTGGCCATCGGCCGGGCCAATTTCATCGATGCTTCCTTCGTGAAGCCGGGTGCGATTGTCATCGATGTCGGGATGAACCGCCTGGATACCGGCAAGCTTGCCGGTGATGTCGATTACGAGAGTGCCCGTGAAGTTGCCGGGTTTATTACGCCTGTGCCGGGCGGAGTAGGGCCGATGACGATCACGATGCTGATGAGCAACACGCTGATCGCGGCCAAACGCCGCCACGGCCTGAAGTAG